A window of the Streptomyces formicae genome harbors these coding sequences:
- the otnI gene encoding 2-oxo-tetronate isomerase has translation MPRFAANLSMMYTEHDFPDRFAAASADGFEAVEYLFPYAYDATGLRRRLDDHGLRQVLFNAPPGAWDSGERGLAALPGREAELRSGTDRALEYAAALGCPRVHVMAGLVRPDATPAELAEHRDTYLANLAWAAERAAGVGVDILIEPINGRDMPGYFLNRQAEAHAVVQDVGAANLKVQLDLYHCQIVEGDLTTTLRRDLPTGRVGHLQVAGVPDRHEPDRGELNIRHLFGVIDDLGFDGWIGCEYRPRAGTSEGLDWLRNQR, from the coding sequence ATGCCGAGGTTCGCCGCGAACCTGTCCATGATGTATACGGAGCACGACTTCCCCGACCGCTTCGCCGCGGCGTCGGCGGACGGCTTCGAGGCCGTCGAGTACCTCTTCCCGTACGCGTACGACGCCACCGGGCTGCGCCGCCGGCTCGACGACCACGGTCTGCGCCAGGTGCTCTTCAACGCGCCTCCCGGAGCGTGGGATTCCGGGGAGCGCGGGCTCGCTGCGCTCCCCGGCCGGGAGGCGGAGCTGCGCTCCGGGACGGACCGGGCCCTCGAGTACGCCGCGGCGCTCGGCTGCCCGCGGGTGCACGTGATGGCCGGGCTGGTGCGGCCGGACGCGACACCGGCGGAGCTGGCCGAGCACCGCGACACCTACCTGGCCAACCTCGCCTGGGCCGCGGAGCGGGCCGCCGGGGTGGGCGTCGACATCCTGATCGAGCCGATCAACGGCCGTGACATGCCGGGCTACTTCCTGAACCGGCAGGCCGAGGCCCACGCCGTGGTGCAGGACGTGGGAGCCGCGAACCTCAAGGTGCAGCTCGACCTCTACCACTGCCAGATCGTCGAGGGCGACCTCACCACCACCCTGCGCCGCGACCTGCCGACCGGCCGGGTCGGTCATCTGCAGGTCGCGGGCGTGCCCGACCGCCACGAGCCCGACCGGGGCGAGCTCAACATCCGCCATCTGTTCGGCGTCATCGACGACCTGGGCTTCGACGGCTGGATCGGCTGCGAGTACCGCCCCCGTGCCGGCACGAGCGAGGGTCTCGACTGGCTGAGGAACCAGCGCTGA
- a CDS encoding MFS transporter: MSIPTTAEAPDLTRENDVFRKVVRRIVPFLILCYAFSYLDRVNVGFAKLQMSDDLGFSEAAYGLGAGLFFIGYFLFEVPSNLMLQRIGARTWIARIMITWGLVSASFVFVTNEATFYVLRFLLGAAEAGFYPGVILYCTYWFPSHRRARVIAMFMSAIPVAGIFGNPLSGWIMDRFDGVRGWNGWQWMFLLEAVPAVVIGVVTLFYLDNGVRSAKWLTDEEKTVVERAIAEDAAHQTVHGRVWDAFREPKVWLMCLIYFCFVMGQYALTFWMPTFVESTGIEGNLMIGVLSAVPYVVALVAMNLFGRSADKRRERRWHLVVPSLMGAVGFSLAAGWSGSTALSLAALSFAAAGVLTCSPLFWSLPTAFLGGTAAAVGLAVINSVGNLAGFVSPYMIGALKDATGSTSIPMYVLALSLVVGAGAVLTTSKQVVNR; this comes from the coding sequence ATGTCCATACCCACGACGGCTGAGGCCCCCGACCTCACCCGCGAGAACGACGTCTTCCGCAAGGTCGTGCGACGTATCGTCCCCTTCCTCATCCTCTGCTACGCCTTCTCGTACCTGGACCGCGTCAACGTCGGCTTCGCGAAGCTCCAGATGTCCGACGACCTCGGCTTCAGCGAGGCGGCGTACGGACTCGGCGCCGGCCTGTTCTTCATCGGCTACTTCCTCTTCGAGGTCCCCTCGAACCTGATGCTCCAGCGCATCGGCGCCCGCACCTGGATCGCCCGGATCATGATCACCTGGGGTCTGGTCTCGGCGTCGTTCGTGTTCGTCACCAACGAGGCGACGTTCTACGTGCTGCGGTTCCTGCTCGGCGCAGCCGAGGCCGGGTTCTACCCGGGCGTGATCCTCTACTGCACCTACTGGTTCCCGTCGCACCGCCGCGCCCGCGTGATCGCGATGTTCATGTCGGCCATCCCCGTGGCCGGGATCTTCGGCAACCCGCTCTCCGGCTGGATCATGGACCGGTTCGACGGTGTGCGCGGCTGGAACGGCTGGCAGTGGATGTTCCTGCTCGAGGCCGTCCCCGCGGTCGTCATCGGCGTGGTCACGCTCTTCTACCTCGACAACGGCGTGCGCAGCGCGAAGTGGCTCACCGACGAGGAGAAGACCGTCGTCGAACGGGCGATCGCCGAGGACGCCGCGCACCAGACGGTGCACGGCCGGGTCTGGGACGCCTTCCGCGAGCCGAAGGTGTGGCTGATGTGCCTCATCTACTTCTGCTTCGTGATGGGCCAGTACGCCCTGACCTTCTGGATGCCCACGTTCGTCGAGTCCACCGGCATCGAGGGCAACCTCATGATCGGGGTGCTCAGCGCCGTGCCGTACGTCGTCGCGCTCGTCGCCATGAACCTGTTCGGGCGCTCGGCCGACAAGCGCCGCGAGCGCCGCTGGCACCTGGTCGTCCCGAGCCTCATGGGCGCCGTCGGGTTCTCGCTGGCCGCCGGATGGTCCGGATCGACCGCGCTGTCCCTGGCCGCGCTGTCCTTCGCCGCCGCCGGGGTGCTGACCTGCTCACCGCTGTTCTGGTCGCTCCCCACCGCGTTTCTCGGCGGCACCGCGGCCGCGGTCGGCCTCGCTGTGATCAACTCGGTGGGCAACCTCGCCGGGTTCGTCAGTCCGTACATGATCGGCGCGCTCAAGGACGCCACCGGCTCGACGTCGATCCCGATGTACGTCCTGGCGCTCAGTCTCGTCGTCGGCGCCGGCGCGGTGCTCACCACCAGCAAGCAGGTCGTCAACCGCTGA
- a CDS encoding aldolase, with protein sequence MTERLDPARADTAVDRAREEIVRVGTSLFARGYVHASAGNISARVGDSHLITPTDAALGFLEPGRLALVDAQGEQIAGDRASKTLTLHRRIYAADPTARFVVHTHSTHLVALTLAGVWSRDDVLPPITPYYVMKVGHVPLIPYHRPGDPRVAELVTARIADRAASRTPIRAVLLDRLGPVVWGPDAATALAVLEELEETARLWLLTDRRPEPLPADALDELTSAFGAQW encoded by the coding sequence ATGACCGAGCGCCTGGACCCCGCCCGCGCAGACACCGCCGTCGACAGGGCGCGCGAGGAGATCGTCCGGGTGGGCACGAGCCTGTTCGCCCGGGGCTACGTCCATGCCAGCGCCGGCAACATCAGCGCACGGGTCGGCGACTCCCACCTCATCACCCCCACCGACGCCGCCCTTGGCTTCCTCGAACCCGGCCGCCTCGCGCTGGTCGACGCCCAGGGCGAGCAGATCGCGGGCGACCGCGCCAGCAAGACCCTGACGCTCCACCGGCGCATCTACGCCGCCGACCCCACGGCCCGGTTCGTCGTGCACACCCACTCCACGCACCTGGTCGCGCTCACCCTGGCCGGGGTGTGGAGCCGGGACGACGTGCTCCCGCCCATCACGCCGTACTACGTGATGAAGGTCGGGCACGTCCCGCTCATCCCCTACCACCGGCCCGGCGACCCGCGCGTGGCCGAGCTGGTGACCGCCCGGATCGCCGACCGGGCGGCGAGCCGGACGCCGATCAGGGCCGTCCTGCTCGACCGGCTCGGTCCCGTGGTCTGGGGCCCCGACGCCGCCACCGCCCTCGCCGTCCTCGAAGAACTCGAGGAGACGGCACGCCTCTGGCTGCTGACCGACCGTCGGCCCGAGCCTCTTCCCGCCGACGCACTCGACGAACTGACGTCCGCGTTCGGCGCCCAATGGTGA
- the otnK gene encoding 3-oxo-tetronate kinase, whose amino-acid sequence MGIRLGCIADDFTGATDLANNLVRAGMRVVQLIDVPPAGVGAAHVVGAAQVVDADAVVIALKSRTVPAADAVEASLRALAWLRSAGAAQIYFKYCSTFDSTPAGNIGPVTEALMDALGTGFTVATPAFPDNGRTVFKGHLFVGDVLLSESGMRHHPLTPMTDSNLVAVLGAQTERTVGLIDHTAVAAGAEAIRARIDDLREDGFGLAVVDAVSNDDLVRLGAAVQGLPLVTAGSGLAIGLPANWGFEPSSAAAKLPPPGGHAAVVSGSVSAATNRQVREFLRTGRPAFSVDPLRIAAGEDVAGQALAFAESHLANGPVLVHSTEAPDTVRTVQGRLGAAEAGELVERTLARVARGLVERGVRRLVVAGGETSGAVVQELGVTGLRIGPQIDPGVPWCAAVLPDGDTLHITLKSGNFGGPGFFTDAFALLAAGASAHPDDNATTLPDKDTSALPDDAASALPDDDATALPDKEARS is encoded by the coding sequence ATGGGTATCCGACTCGGGTGCATCGCCGACGATTTCACCGGCGCCACGGACCTGGCCAACAACCTGGTGCGCGCGGGCATGCGGGTCGTCCAGCTGATCGACGTACCGCCTGCCGGTGTCGGCGCGGCGCACGTCGTGGGCGCGGCCCAAGTGGTGGACGCGGACGCCGTCGTCATCGCGCTGAAGTCGCGGACCGTCCCCGCAGCCGACGCCGTCGAGGCGTCGCTCCGCGCGCTCGCCTGGCTGCGTTCCGCGGGGGCCGCGCAGATCTACTTCAAGTACTGCTCCACCTTCGACTCGACGCCGGCCGGCAACATCGGGCCGGTCACCGAGGCGCTGATGGACGCGTTGGGCACCGGCTTCACCGTCGCGACCCCTGCCTTCCCCGACAACGGACGCACGGTCTTCAAGGGCCATCTCTTCGTCGGCGACGTGCTGTTGAGCGAGAGCGGAATGCGCCACCACCCGCTCACGCCCATGACCGATTCCAACCTGGTCGCCGTCCTCGGTGCGCAGACGGAGCGGACGGTCGGCCTCATCGACCACACCGCGGTCGCCGCCGGGGCCGAGGCGATCCGGGCCCGTATCGACGACCTGCGCGAGGACGGCTTCGGGCTCGCCGTCGTCGACGCCGTCTCCAACGACGATCTCGTACGCCTGGGGGCCGCGGTCCAGGGTCTGCCCCTGGTGACCGCGGGTTCGGGCCTGGCGATCGGCCTGCCCGCGAACTGGGGGTTCGAGCCGTCCAGCGCCGCGGCGAAGCTGCCACCGCCCGGCGGCCACGCGGCCGTTGTCTCCGGTTCGGTGTCCGCCGCCACCAACCGCCAGGTCCGGGAGTTCCTGCGCACGGGCCGGCCCGCGTTCAGCGTGGACCCGTTGCGTATCGCGGCAGGCGAGGACGTGGCCGGCCAGGCCCTGGCCTTCGCCGAATCGCACCTGGCCAACGGGCCGGTCCTCGTCCACTCCACCGAGGCACCCGACACGGTCCGCACTGTCCAGGGCCGGCTCGGCGCCGCCGAGGCCGGTGAGCTCGTGGAACGGACGCTGGCCCGCGTCGCGCGGGGACTCGTGGAGCGCGGTGTCCGCCGGCTCGTCGTCGCGGGCGGTGAGACCTCGGGCGCGGTCGTCCAGGAGCTCGGCGTCACCGGGCTCCGGATCGGACCGCAGATCGACCCCGGTGTGCCGTGGTGCGCGGCGGTCCTGCCCGACGGTGACACGCTCCACATCACGCTCAAGTCCGGCAACTTCGGCGGCCCCGGCTTCTTCACGGACGCGTTCGCCCTCCTGGCCGCGGGCGCGTCCGCTCACCCGGACGACAACGCGACGACCCTCCCGGACAAGGACACGTCGGCTCTCCCGGACGACGCCGCGTCCGCCCTCCCGGACGACGACGCGACGGCCCTCCCCGACAAGGAGGCCCGCTCATGA
- the ltnD gene encoding L-threonate dehydrogenase, giving the protein MNDQDRPARPRVGVVGLGAMGLGMARSLRNAGYDVGVHDLRPEVAADFARDGGTAFDTAGRLAAEVDVLVGVVVNAAQVESVLFGADGAAGRLRPGAVFVMCSTVDPSWSAELERRLAERDVLCLDAPISGGAARAAAGELTMMTSGSAAAYALADPVLDAMSSTVYRLGDRAGLGSKVKVVNQLLAGVHIAAAAEAMALGIKTGVPAEALYEVITHSAGNSWMFENRMAHVLAGDYTPLSAVDIFVKDLGIVLDSARPERFPLPLAATAHQMFLQASASGLGAEDDSAVIKIFPGIDLPEKPAEV; this is encoded by the coding sequence ATGAACGACCAGGACAGGCCGGCGCGGCCGCGCGTGGGCGTGGTGGGACTCGGGGCCATGGGCCTCGGCATGGCCCGCAGCCTGCGCAACGCGGGCTACGACGTGGGCGTCCACGACCTGCGGCCCGAGGTGGCCGCGGACTTCGCCCGTGACGGCGGCACGGCGTTCGACACCGCCGGCCGACTGGCGGCCGAGGTGGACGTCCTGGTCGGCGTGGTGGTCAACGCGGCGCAGGTCGAGTCGGTGCTGTTCGGCGCCGACGGGGCCGCCGGCCGGCTCCGCCCGGGCGCCGTCTTCGTCATGTGCTCCACGGTCGACCCCAGTTGGTCCGCCGAGCTCGAACGGCGCCTGGCCGAACGGGACGTGCTCTGTCTGGACGCCCCCATCTCCGGTGGCGCCGCGCGTGCGGCGGCCGGCGAACTCACCATGATGACCTCGGGCTCCGCCGCCGCGTACGCGCTGGCCGACCCGGTGCTCGACGCCATGAGCAGCACCGTCTACCGGCTGGGTGACCGCGCGGGACTCGGCTCGAAGGTCAAGGTCGTGAACCAGCTGCTCGCGGGCGTGCACATCGCCGCGGCGGCCGAGGCGATGGCGCTGGGCATCAAGACCGGCGTTCCCGCCGAGGCGCTGTACGAGGTCATCACGCACAGCGCCGGCAACTCCTGGATGTTCGAGAACCGCATGGCGCATGTGCTCGCCGGTGACTACACGCCCCTCTCCGCGGTCGACATCTTCGTCAAGGACCTCGGGATCGTGCTCGACTCCGCACGGCCGGAGAGGTTCCCGCTCCCCCTCGCGGCCACCGCCCACCAGATGTTCCTCCAGGCGTCGGCGTCCGGTCTGGGAGCCGAGGACGACAGCGCGGTCATCAAGATCTTCCCGGGAATCGACCTGCCCGAGAAGCCGGCGGAGGTCTGA
- a CDS encoding SDR family NAD(P)-dependent oxidoreductase, translating into MPASDFSSRTVLVTGATSGIGFETARQLAERGATVLVHGRTAEEGRTAVDALVATAGIDAARLCAYAADFARLEEVEAMAARIVAEHPHLDVLVNNAGMAAPERHTITEDGNEIAFQVNFLAHYLLTNLLEQALTSEPGGRVINVSSSLHRTGSIQWSDPNRARRYSRLAAYAQSQLALTVFAADPRVAAVSVHPGICATGLLPLYGHEGASPADGAARIVRLCDPATEIVNGAYYDRDQRVDPAPGATDDRTVKRLNKLADVLVRHTT; encoded by the coding sequence ATGCCTGCATCAGACTTTTCGTCCCGTACGGTCCTGGTGACCGGAGCCACCTCCGGCATCGGCTTCGAGACCGCCAGGCAGCTGGCCGAGCGCGGCGCGACCGTCCTCGTCCACGGCCGCACCGCCGAGGAGGGCCGGACGGCGGTCGACGCGCTCGTCGCGACCGCCGGGATCGACGCGGCCCGCCTGTGCGCGTACGCCGCGGACTTCGCCCGGCTGGAGGAGGTCGAGGCGATGGCCGCCCGGATCGTCGCCGAACACCCACACCTGGACGTGCTCGTGAACAACGCGGGCATGGCCGCCCCGGAGCGCCACACCATCACCGAGGACGGCAACGAGATCGCCTTCCAGGTCAACTTCCTCGCCCACTACCTGCTCACCAACCTCCTGGAGCAGGCCCTCACCAGCGAGCCGGGCGGCCGCGTCATCAACGTGTCGTCCTCGCTGCACCGCACCGGCTCGATCCAGTGGAGCGACCCGAACCGCGCCCGCCGCTACTCGCGGCTCGCTGCCTACGCCCAGTCGCAGTTGGCCCTCACCGTCTTCGCCGCCGACCCGCGCGTGGCCGCCGTATCCGTCCACCCCGGCATCTGCGCCACCGGTCTGCTCCCGCTCTACGGCCACGAGGGCGCGTCGCCCGCCGACGGCGCCGCCCGCATCGTGCGGCTCTGCGACCCGGCCACCGAGATCGTCAACGGCGCCTACTACGACCGCGACCAGCGCGTGGACCCGGCACCCGGCGCGACCGACGACCGCACCGTCAAACGCCTCAACAAGCTCGCCGACGTCCTCGTCCGCCACACCACCTGA
- a CDS encoding magnesium and cobalt transport protein CorA gives MSDWRARAARARAGKWPLRPAAASGAGSGNGNGSGPAPEHSMDPRADQEPPPSPLARSVVDAAIYRHGRRIETPSTLAEIYERLPGEPGTMAWIGLYRPSAAQLWEAAEQFGLHELAVEDAIVAHQRPKLERYGDTLFVVLRAARYIDETEEVDFGELHIFVGPGFVLTVRHSQAPDLAVVRKRLEDDPELLALGPEAVLYAILDAVVDGYAPVVAGLQHDIDEIETEVFGGDPKVSRRIYELSREVVEFQRATRPLLTIMTGLEAGFEKYGTDEELQRYLRDVADHDTTVVERVNGFRQMLTDILTVNATLVNQAQNEEMKMLAEAGHAQNDEIKKVSSWAAILFAPTLIGTVYGMNFNHMPELNWVLGYPFSLTLMVLVCVTLYIVFKRRDWL, from the coding sequence ATGTCCGACTGGCGTGCACGCGCGGCTCGCGCACGAGCGGGCAAGTGGCCGTTGCGCCCGGCCGCCGCGAGCGGCGCCGGAAGCGGCAACGGCAACGGCAGCGGCCCGGCGCCCGAGCACTCGATGGACCCGCGGGCGGACCAGGAGCCGCCCCCCTCCCCCCTGGCTCGCAGCGTGGTGGACGCGGCGATCTACCGCCACGGGCGGCGCATCGAGACGCCCTCGACGCTGGCCGAGATCTACGAGCGGCTGCCGGGCGAGCCCGGCACGATGGCCTGGATCGGGCTCTACCGCCCCTCGGCCGCGCAGCTGTGGGAGGCGGCCGAGCAGTTCGGCCTCCATGAGCTCGCCGTGGAGGACGCGATCGTCGCCCACCAGCGGCCGAAGCTGGAACGGTACGGGGACACGCTCTTCGTCGTCCTGCGCGCGGCCCGGTACATCGACGAGACCGAGGAGGTGGACTTCGGGGAGCTCCACATCTTCGTCGGCCCGGGCTTCGTCCTGACCGTGCGGCACAGCCAGGCCCCGGACCTGGCGGTCGTACGCAAACGGCTGGAGGACGACCCCGAGCTCCTCGCACTCGGCCCGGAAGCGGTGCTCTACGCGATCCTCGACGCGGTCGTCGACGGCTACGCGCCCGTGGTCGCCGGCCTCCAGCACGACATCGACGAGATCGAGACCGAGGTCTTCGGCGGCGACCCGAAGGTCTCCCGGCGCATCTACGAGCTCTCCCGCGAGGTCGTCGAGTTCCAGCGGGCGACCCGGCCGCTCCTGACGATCATGACCGGCCTCGAGGCCGGCTTCGAGAAGTACGGCACCGACGAGGAGCTCCAGCGCTACCTGCGGGACGTGGCGGACCACGACACGACGGTGGTCGAGCGCGTGAACGGCTTCCGCCAGATGCTCACCGACATCCTCACGGTCAACGCCACCCTCGTGAACCAGGCCCAGAACGAGGAGATGAAGATGCTGGCCGAGGCCGGCCACGCCCAGAACGACGAGATCAAGAAGGTCTCCAGCTGGGCGGCCATCCTCTTCGCCCCCACCCTCATCGGCACGGTCTACGGCATGAACTTCAACCACATGCCGGAGCTCAACTGGGTCCTCGGCTACCCCTTCTCGCTGACCTTGATGGTCCTGGTGTGCGTCACGCTGTACATCGTCTTCAAACGCCGCGACTGGCTGTAG